A single window of Marinobacter sp. LA51 DNA harbors:
- a CDS encoding methyl-accepting chemotaxis protein, with translation MTLKSEFMKLTSAERSWLPFWGTTGKLAMGWSCFLNRGLYGTNEQIFESIARTRRDALITWADHKWAFLNTLAVRLEGQDDEGMRELVETSSGRLREISELFVVNEEGLVLASSASERKGRRDLPQEAVRRGTHERFLHGPYRDPVTQSLGATTSRFHDAVTLMFYHPVTLRSGGAAAICARIPNDVMSDLIQREAGHVFEESGDNYLFMIDSQFDRTIQTGTALSRSRFEDATFSHGDNLKDGIRTGFGTVGVREHTEFEVRFTDPATGRLHPGVRETIANGENLFVTYPGYSDYRHIPVIGKGVTFQMPGSPDRWGMMCEGDLEEVYRRRSVSWRLTARMTVLIGLLWVINLAMAWSDVSLWLEAAVTAGSALAGVLLFRSTSVKPLSENLGAMADIIRNIAEGGGNLRQRMDPSSMPRDETGDLARWINSFIDSLDGMVGQVISLAADSRQASDQLMTQNRLADERIRQVLTHIEDMVRGATSQENEIRNASTTAQEMRSSMEDVVERARAQFARVSQETQSIRNVITRSADGIRAANDRTEEISKTALVINDIAAQTNLLALNAAIEAARAGDSGRGFAVVADEVRQLASRTTQATKDIGERLQGVQEETRRAVITMEEGMSEMEERLRKAEAAADDNSTLHVMVDQLFRAIAGIETTNHQQSAQTAGVSESASVMNGVIEQLTLSAERTQASASKLQRLTGQFQVSAEVA, from the coding sequence ATGACCCTGAAGAGTGAATTCATGAAACTGACCAGTGCCGAGCGCAGCTGGTTACCATTCTGGGGAACGACAGGAAAACTGGCCATGGGCTGGTCCTGTTTTCTCAATCGGGGCCTTTATGGCACCAACGAGCAGATTTTCGAAAGTATTGCCCGAACCCGCCGGGACGCCCTGATTACCTGGGCGGACCACAAATGGGCGTTCCTGAATACGCTGGCTGTCCGGCTTGAGGGGCAGGATGACGAGGGCATGCGGGAACTGGTTGAGACGTCCTCTGGCCGGCTTCGGGAAATCTCCGAGCTGTTTGTGGTGAACGAGGAAGGCCTGGTGCTGGCATCGTCAGCATCCGAACGAAAGGGCAGGCGAGACTTGCCCCAGGAGGCGGTTCGGCGTGGCACTCACGAGCGTTTTCTGCACGGGCCTTATCGGGATCCGGTTACGCAGAGCCTGGGCGCCACCACCTCTCGCTTTCATGATGCAGTGACTCTGATGTTCTACCATCCGGTTACTCTCAGGTCCGGCGGTGCGGCAGCGATCTGTGCCCGTATTCCCAACGATGTCATGAGCGACCTGATCCAGCGCGAGGCAGGGCATGTCTTCGAGGAATCCGGGGACAATTATCTGTTCATGATCGACAGCCAGTTCGACCGAACCATCCAGACCGGTACCGCGCTGTCCCGTTCCCGGTTCGAGGATGCCACCTTCAGTCATGGCGACAATTTGAAGGACGGCATCCGCACGGGATTCGGCACCGTCGGCGTTCGTGAACACACAGAATTTGAAGTCCGCTTTACCGATCCGGCGACAGGCCGCTTGCACCCGGGTGTGCGGGAAACCATTGCTAACGGTGAAAACCTGTTTGTCACTTACCCCGGCTATTCGGATTACCGGCACATTCCGGTGATCGGCAAGGGTGTGACCTTCCAAATGCCCGGTTCGCCAGATCGATGGGGCATGATGTGCGAAGGCGACCTGGAGGAAGTATACCGTCGCCGCTCGGTGTCCTGGCGCCTGACTGCGCGGATGACGGTGCTGATTGGTCTTTTGTGGGTCATTAATCTGGCCATGGCCTGGAGCGATGTATCGCTGTGGCTGGAAGCTGCGGTGACGGCGGGCTCTGCATTGGCGGGTGTGCTTCTGTTTCGGAGTACGTCGGTAAAACCGTTGTCTGAAAACCTCGGAGCCATGGCGGACATAATCCGAAACATTGCTGAGGGTGGTGGAAACCTTCGTCAGCGCATGGACCCATCGTCCATGCCACGTGATGAGACAGGTGACCTGGCACGCTGGATCAACAGCTTTATCGACAGTCTTGATGGCATGGTCGGCCAGGTCATCTCACTAGCTGCAGATTCGCGCCAGGCCAGCGATCAGTTGATGACCCAAAACCGGCTGGCAGATGAACGAATTCGTCAGGTGCTCACCCACATCGAAGATATGGTTCGGGGCGCAACCTCTCAGGAGAATGAGATCCGGAATGCGTCGACGACTGCCCAGGAGATGCGCTCCAGCATGGAGGATGTGGTGGAGCGGGCCAGGGCGCAGTTCGCCAGGGTCAGTCAGGAAACTCAGAGTATTCGCAATGTCATTACCCGGTCGGCGGATGGCATTCGGGCTGCCAACGACCGCACTGAGGAAATTAGCAAAACCGCACTGGTGATTAACGATATCGCCGCCCAGACCAACCTACTGGCACTCAACGCCGCTATTGAAGCGGCACGGGCCGGAGACTCAGGGCGTGGTTTTGCGGTGGTGGCCGATGAGGTCCGGCAGTTGGCGTCTCGCACTACCCAGGCTACCAAGGACATCGGCGAACGGCTTCAGGGGGTTCAGGAGGAAACCCGCCGTGCGGTCATCACCATGGAAGAGGGCATGTCGGAAATGGAGGAGCGCCTGCGCAAGGCCGAGGCTGCCGCCGACGATAACTCGACACTGCATGTGATGGTCGATCAACTGTTCCGGGCGATTGCCGGCATCGAGACCACCAATCACCAACAAAGTGCCCAGACAGCGGGCGTGTCCGAAAGCGCGTCCGTGATGAACGGGGTGATTGAGCAACTGACATTGAGTGCCGAACGCACGCAGGCCTCAGCCAGCAAGCTGCAAAGACTGACCGGGCAGTTCCAGGTGTCGGCGGAGGTGGCCTGA
- a CDS encoding alpha-glucosidase family protein: protein MNKNPDWWRGAVIYQVYPRSFFDSNGDGIGDLPGITEKLDYIAGLNVDAIWLSPFFTSPMKDFGYDVADYRDVDPIFGTLTDFDELVSKAHERGLKIMIDQVLSHSSDQHAWFKESRADCTNDKADWYVWADPRPDGTPPNNWLSVFGGSAWAWDSRRKQYYLHNFLTSQPDLNFHNEEVQNQALSDVKFWLDRGVDGFRLDAVNFCFHDLKLRENPASNAIAEGSIGVRKENPYAYQFHKYDKTQPENLAFLQRLRALLDEYPGTTTVGEIGDDNSLQTMADYTRDGNKLHMAYSFDLLTEEHGSEFFHRTVSTIEDKLTDGWPCWAIGNHDVTRVATRWQAKSDQQLKAYMAMLLTLRGSVCLYQGEELGLTEAELKYEDLVDPYGINFWPEYKGRDGCRTPMVWDHQKTNGGFSDAQPWLPVYDEHYSAAVDVQDGQDNSMLAAYRAFLGWRKDQNVLLKGDIEFLDSPKDTLVYTRSLDGERLLIALNLSDNASDIALPTEGTSVSGTPDFVGGQWQGSNLNLEPWGVEIARL, encoded by the coding sequence ATGAACAAGAATCCGGACTGGTGGCGTGGCGCCGTCATCTACCAAGTTTATCCACGCAGTTTCTTCGATTCCAACGGCGACGGAATTGGCGACCTGCCTGGGATCACCGAAAAGCTGGACTACATTGCCGGCCTGAATGTAGATGCGATCTGGCTGTCACCGTTTTTTACCTCGCCCATGAAGGATTTCGGGTACGACGTTGCCGACTACCGGGACGTTGACCCTATCTTTGGCACCCTGACGGACTTCGATGAGCTGGTATCAAAGGCCCACGAACGCGGCCTGAAGATCATGATTGACCAGGTGCTCAGCCACTCCTCCGACCAGCATGCCTGGTTCAAGGAAAGCCGCGCCGACTGTACCAACGACAAAGCGGATTGGTACGTGTGGGCAGACCCCAGGCCCGATGGAACACCTCCCAACAACTGGCTATCGGTATTCGGTGGCTCGGCGTGGGCCTGGGACAGCCGGCGCAAGCAGTACTACCTGCACAACTTCCTCACCAGCCAGCCGGATCTGAACTTCCACAATGAGGAAGTCCAGAACCAGGCGCTGTCTGACGTCAAATTCTGGCTGGACCGGGGCGTTGACGGTTTCCGTCTGGACGCTGTCAATTTCTGTTTCCACGATCTCAAACTCCGGGAAAACCCGGCCAGCAATGCCATCGCCGAGGGCTCGATTGGTGTGCGCAAGGAAAACCCTTACGCGTACCAGTTCCACAAGTACGACAAGACCCAGCCCGAGAACCTGGCCTTCCTGCAGCGCCTTCGCGCCCTGCTTGATGAATACCCGGGAACCACAACGGTTGGTGAGATTGGCGATGACAATTCGCTGCAGACCATGGCCGACTACACCCGTGACGGCAACAAGCTGCACATGGCCTACTCATTTGATCTGCTGACCGAAGAGCACGGTTCCGAGTTCTTCCACAGAACCGTCAGCACCATCGAAGACAAGCTCACCGATGGCTGGCCCTGCTGGGCTATTGGCAACCACGACGTCACCCGGGTAGCCACCCGCTGGCAGGCCAAATCCGATCAACAGCTAAAAGCCTACATGGCCATGCTGCTGACCCTGCGCGGCAGCGTCTGCCTATACCAGGGCGAGGAATTGGGGCTGACCGAGGCGGAACTGAAATATGAGGATCTGGTAGATCCCTACGGCATCAACTTCTGGCCGGAGTACAAAGGCCGGGACGGATGTCGCACACCGATGGTCTGGGATCATCAGAAGACGAACGGTGGCTTCTCAGATGCACAGCCCTGGCTGCCTGTTTATGATGAGCACTACAGCGCCGCGGTGGATGTGCAGGACGGACAGGACAACTCGATGCTGGCCGCGTACCGGGCATTCCTCGGATGGCGGAAAGACCAGAACGTGCTGTTAAAGGGCGATATTGAGTTCCTCGATAGCCCCAAGGACACCCTTGTCTACACTCGCAGCCTGGATGGTGAGCGACTGCTGATCGCGTTGAACCTGAGCGACAACGCCAGCGACATCGCCCTGCCGACGGAAGGTACGTCTGTGTCAGGAACGCCAGACTTTGTCGGCGGTCAGTGGCAAGGATCCAACCTGAACCTGGAGCCCTGGGGCGTTGAAATCGCCAGGCTCTGA